A genomic segment from Alteribacillus bidgolensis encodes:
- the rnhA gene encoding ribonuclease H — protein MAKKKFYVVWKGRKPGIYSSWSECEKQVKGFSGASFRSFLSKEEAERAFNNENKDILPVNKESNQPYIEESISVDAGSHGNPGFVEYKGVCTKTGEVIFSHPGIDMGTNNMGEFLAIVHALSYCQKNNIKKPIYTDSGTAMNWVKKKKANSSLKRSKETEEIWNLVERAENWLKHNEWNNPILKWNTKEWGEIKADYGRK, from the coding sequence ATGGCAAAAAAGAAATTCTATGTTGTTTGGAAAGGAAGAAAACCAGGTATATATAGCAGCTGGTCGGAATGTGAAAAACAAGTTAAAGGATTTTCAGGGGCGTCCTTTCGTTCTTTCTTATCAAAAGAAGAAGCAGAACGTGCATTTAATAATGAAAATAAGGATATTCTTCCCGTTAATAAGGAAAGCAATCAACCATACATAGAAGAAAGCATTTCAGTGGACGCAGGCTCTCATGGCAATCCTGGTTTTGTAGAGTATAAGGGCGTTTGTACAAAAACTGGAGAGGTAATATTTTCTCATCCTGGAATAGATATGGGAACGAATAATATGGGCGAATTTTTAGCAATCGTCCATGCCCTTTCATATTGCCAAAAGAATAATATCAAAAAACCAATATACACAGATTCTGGCACAGCGATGAACTGGGTGAAAAAAAAGAAAGCAAATTCAAGCTTAAAGCGTTCAAAAGAAACAGAGGAAATTTGGAACTTAGTTGAACGAGCGGAAAACTGGCTGAAACATAATGAGTGGAACAACCCTATTTTAAAGTGGAACACAAAGGAATGGGGAGAAATAAAAGCAGACTATGGAAGAAAATGA
- a CDS encoding type 1 glutamine amidotransferase domain-containing protein has product MSKKIATVMTNMFEDSEYTSPKEAFEKEGHKLTVIEKEKGKTVEGKNGEVKATVDAASEDVNPSDFDALFIPGGFSPDMLRADERFVKFAKHFINENKPVFAICHGPQLLITAKALEGRKVTGFTSILVDLEYAKADVHDEEVVVCNNLVTSRTPDDLPAFNRESIKQLQ; this is encoded by the coding sequence ATGAGTAAAAAAATCGCAACAGTCATGACGAATATGTTTGAAGACTCCGAGTATACGAGCCCAAAAGAAGCTTTTGAAAAAGAAGGTCATAAATTAACTGTCATTGAGAAAGAAAAAGGTAAGACAGTGGAAGGGAAAAATGGAGAAGTGAAAGCCACAGTTGATGCTGCAAGTGAGGATGTGAATCCTTCTGATTTTGATGCCTTATTTATTCCAGGTGGTTTTTCTCCTGATATGCTGCGTGCAGATGAACGATTTGTGAAATTTGCTAAACATTTTATAAATGAAAATAAACCTGTATTTGCTATTTGTCACGGCCCGCAGCTTCTAATAACAGCAAAAGCATTAGAAGGACGCAAAGTGACCGGCTTTACTTCAATACTTGTAGATCTTGAATATGCAAAAGCAGATGTGCATGATGAAGAAGTGGTTGTTTGCAATAATCTTGTTACAAGCCGCACCCCTGATGATTTACCAGCATTTAACCGAGAATCAATAAAACAGCTTCAATAA
- the msrA gene encoding peptide-methionine (S)-S-oxide reductase MsrA: MAEQTKLATFAGGCFWCMVGPFEQFEGVLSITSGYTGGSTENPTYEEVCSNKTGHVEAVQIEYDPEKVSYRELLNTFWKQIDPTDRGGQFNDRGDSYQTAIFYHDEPQKLEAEQSRKELDKEGPFNNPIATPIIPAKTFYPAEEYHQDYHKKNQFHYLMYRKGSGREGFIKDYWGE; encoded by the coding sequence GTGGCTGAGCAAACGAAATTAGCTACATTTGCTGGAGGATGTTTTTGGTGTATGGTCGGCCCTTTTGAACAATTTGAGGGGGTTTTATCCATTACCTCAGGATATACTGGCGGTTCCACTGAAAATCCAACTTACGAAGAAGTATGCTCGAATAAAACAGGACATGTAGAAGCAGTTCAAATAGAATATGACCCGGAAAAAGTATCTTATAGAGAGCTATTAAATACGTTCTGGAAGCAAATTGATCCTACAGACCGCGGAGGTCAATTTAATGACAGAGGGGACTCCTACCAAACTGCTATATTTTACCATGATGAGCCGCAAAAATTAGAGGCCGAACAATCAAGAAAAGAGCTTGATAAAGAAGGCCCATTTAATAATCCTATTGCAACACCGATCATACCTGCCAAGACTTTCTATCCAGCTGAAGAATATCACCAGGATTATCACAAAAAAAACCAATTCCATTATTTAATGTATCGTAAAGGGTCAGGAAGAGAAGGGTTCATAAAAGATTATTGGGGTGAATGA
- the msrB gene encoding peptide-methionine (R)-S-oxide reductase MsrB, with the protein MAHNHNKEELKKKLTPIQFEVTQNNGTERPFDNEYWNLMDEGLYVDIISGEPLFSSDHKFESNCGWPSFTKPLYPESIVEKFDTSFGMRRTEVRTKQSDSHLGHVFPDGPPPDGLRYCINSAALKFIPKDDLEEEGYGEYQKLFQK; encoded by the coding sequence ATGGCACATAATCATAATAAAGAAGAACTGAAAAAAAAACTTACACCTATTCAATTTGAAGTCACTCAAAACAATGGAACAGAACGTCCCTTTGATAATGAATACTGGAATTTGATGGATGAAGGGTTATACGTCGATATTATTTCTGGAGAACCTCTATTTAGTTCAGACCATAAATTTGAATCGAATTGCGGCTGGCCTAGTTTTACAAAACCTCTTTACCCAGAGAGCATTGTGGAAAAATTTGATACTTCGTTTGGTATGAGAAGAACAGAAGTAAGAACGAAACAGTCCGATTCACACCTTGGTCATGTTTTTCCTGATGGCCCGCCGCCTGACGGATTAAGATATTGTATTAACTCTGCAGCACTAAAATTTATTCCAAAAGATGATTTAGAAGAAGAAGGATATGGAGAATATCAAAAGCTGTTTCAAAAGTAA
- a CDS encoding ferritin-like domain-containing protein, protein MDAKMKELIDGLNEDLANEYAAVIMYNNYAAVVSGLYRQVLKPFFEGEIADEQGHALYLAEKIKTLGGTPTTQPADVKQTEDVKEMLQNARQSEKDTIERYKTRAKQADELGLIELQIKLEDLIADETGHMEEMERLLADPRMQ, encoded by the coding sequence ATGGATGCAAAAATGAAAGAACTAATTGATGGCTTAAATGAAGACTTAGCAAATGAATATGCAGCCGTTATTATGTATAATAACTATGCTGCTGTAGTTTCTGGATTATACCGCCAGGTTTTAAAACCTTTCTTTGAAGGAGAAATAGCTGATGAGCAGGGACATGCTCTTTATTTAGCTGAAAAAATTAAGACACTTGGCGGCACTCCTACGACCCAGCCAGCTGATGTAAAACAAACAGAAGATGTTAAAGAAATGCTTCAAAATGCTCGTCAATCAGAAAAAGATACCATTGAACGATACAAAACACGGGCAAAGCAAGCTGACGAATTAGGTTTAATTGAACTTCAAATTAAATTAGAAGACTTAATTGCCGATGAAACGGGTCACATGGAAGAAATGGAACGTTTATTGGCAGATCCTCGTATGCAATAA